Sequence from the Streptobacillus felis genome:
TTCAATGAAGTTATTTGCAGGTTTTCTAGAAATATTTTTTGAAACTTCTAACATTAATTTTACTTCTTTTCTTCTATTTTCATCTTTTTCTTCTAATATTAATTTATCTATCAAATCAACATATCTGTCAATATGAGATATTGATGCTTTAAAAGTAATTAATGAAGCTTTTCAAAAGTCATTATCTGGCTTTTCTTCAAGTTTTCTTTCTACTTCAGATCTTAACTTTTCAAACCCATT
This genomic interval carries:
- a CDS encoding pyruvate formate lyase family protein, which codes for MTFKASISHIDRYVDLIDKLILEEKDENRRKEVKLMLEVSKNISRKPANNFIE